Genomic DNA from Manis pentadactyla isolate mManPen7 chromosome 14, mManPen7.hap1, whole genome shotgun sequence:
ACttccatcatgtcacataattacctttttttttgcagtgagaacatttaagatctactctcttagcaaattttaagtgtataaaaCAGTGCTGTTAACTATAACCTcaatgctgtgcattagatccccagaacttactgaTCTTCTTCTAATTGGAAGTTTAACCCTTTGACCTACAtcttcccatttcccccacctccagcccctgctaATCACCACTCTACTCAACAACCTGGTGTCCTTCATGTGGCAAAGATTTGAGTGTTTACCATGTGTCATGAGCTTTATCACCGaggatagtaaatatttaaaactctATCACTGGGAAACCATATGACCAGATTTCCAGCTAATTGTTTTTATTCatcttcattttgaaaattaaaatatcctAAAAACATATTAGAATTCTCCCAATGTACTGTGTATTTTCTGACTCAAGAAATATGTTAAAATACTCACCTTTAAATATCTCTTTCATCTAGTTTATTCCTGTTTACACAGTAGAGCTCAAATTTGGGTCACTTCCCCAAAAAGGCTTTTCCAACCACCTCACATTATACTCTTCTATACAATGTTTTGACATACCGAATTTCTTGTGTATGCACACCCAAATTACCATTAACTATAAAAAATAAGTGATTGGAAACAATACAATTCTGACTCTACAATATAATCCCCAAGAAGAAAAACACCATGTCTGGCTTGGTCATGTGAGTATCCCCTGAACTGTGGTATAGGTAGTAGAGTCTCAAAGAGtatttcatagaaaaaaatgaataaataacaaataatttttgaatgagtgaatagCATTGAAAAATAGAATCTCAATGTCAACAGTcacgttttattttttttctcttaggctCTGGCTGCTGTTCTTGCCATGAAAAGTGGATTGGGTACCAGTGcaactgttacttcatttctaATGAATTAAAAAGTTGGGCAGAAAGTAGGAATTTCTGTTCTTCTCAGAATTCCAGTTTACTTCAGATGCAAAATGAAGATGAATTGGCATGTATTTAATTGTGGTTTCTCACATTTTCTTTGACCTATTGGTCaaagaaaaataggcaaacaTATTAAGTAAGCTGACTACTTTATTCATGCCTTTAATCAGATAGTAAATGGATGGTTATATGTGAATGAACAATTTATTGATTTCCTATACTTTGAAATAACCACTGTAAAATGTACATGAACTTTCTCAAAGATTTATAGTCTAGAGATAAAAATCATGATAGGTGCCAGATAAAGTACAAAAAACTTTTTAGAGAGAATTAAAAGATGAGATACTAGGTCATCATTTTTATTCAAAGAACCAACCAAACAACCTTGTAATTGTTAGTTCTTTAATTGAATTTACTATTTCTTTTGTAATTACATATCTTTTGTCATCACTCTGGGATATAATGTGGAATGAAAATGGAGAGTCTGATCACAAAAATTACCCAATTCTTAAGAAAAGGTGAAAAATTTATTGAGCTGCATGCATGCTAAGTATAGGATGAGTATGTTATATCCATGAAATCTGTCACTCAAGATTCTGATTTAGGATCAAATTTGATTGGCGATCTCCTGTGATGGAAGTGTTTCAAGAAATCTCCAGCTTCCTTTataccatttttcattccttgAAGGAATGATATTTTGTGGCATCTTTTTCTCTACTAATGGATGGGCCtggtaagtgaaaaaaaatatgaaggaagTGACCATACATACCTCTTCAGCTAGACGTTAAAATGATATCAGTTCATGTGATTGAAAGGCTGAATCTGATGCTGACACTGGCTTTCTTAAAAGTACATTATTCCCAGAGTAGATTCTGATGAAATTAATCagtttgtttctgtttccaaGCAGCATTTTATGAACTCCAGTAAATATTTTTACTGGATTGGACTCCATTACAGTGAAGAACAAAGCGTCTGGGTGTGGGAGAACGGCTCTGCTCTGTCCCGAGATCTGTAAGTTTCCAGCAGTCAaggtcttctctgttctttataagTTTTTCTGTGGCTCTCGCCAGAGATTTACCGTCAAGAAGCACTAGATAAGAACCTGCCCTAGAGCATGAGAACAGAGTAAAGAGAATAGATACAACAGAGTAATGATTTTAGTCCCATCTAGAACATCAAAGTTCATGCTCAAGTGACATGACGTTAGTGTACTTCTGACCATAAAGGTGCCAAAGACATATGATTTTCTCTGCTTTAGTGTAAACATTTGGGCATGTATGTGCAGACACTCACATTCCTGGAACTGGTCCAGGGAAAACTGTAAAGAAATCCATTATTTTCTCAGTATCCTCCCATATTTCAAATATGCTGGAGTTACTCCTATATGTTTATTTATAATCTTTGAATCTCATTTTCCTTCATAAACATGGGTTAGCATCATCATATAATGACAAATTTTATGCTCTGATTTGTATTCCTAGCCTAAATTAGTCCATCTTTAAACCAAATAGAAGCAAAGTATATCATATTGCAAAACCATTAATATtgatagcaaaattttaaaaatccctggCTTCAATGTTCTTGACTATTGAGGTTATAACTTGAGTTATGAAGTATTGTGCTCTGAAATTGTGAAAGCTTGGCTATTTAATGAAAGCACTACAACTCAACAAGTGaatttctcattcaaatgctctTAAAGGTTCTattgcttaataaaaaaaaaccatccctgaacattcttttttccttttccatacaacaatttatttttcattacagaTCTCCATTGTTTCGAACTGTAAATACAAAGAACTGCATTACATACAGTGCAAGCAAAAACGTTTTGGGTGAACCCTGCAAAAAAGAGCATCGTTTTATCTGTAAGCAACAGCTTTTTAAAGATGTTTCCAGGAGCGAGAAGGGTGCAATGAAGGTCCAGTAGTAATAAGAATGTACCTTTGCTTCTTACAGTATAGCTAATTATCTACTTCTGGTATCTGTAAAATGTTTCAAACTGTGTCTTATACAATTTTCATACATTTGAAACCACAAGTTTTAAAGTTGATGAAGTTTGTACACCTACACCTGAAATTATAAAGCATCAACAAAAGAATGTCATTAATGTTGACTTAATGCATGTGTTCACTGGTGAGTTTAGCATATTTGTATGCATCTATTTTTATACACTTTCTCTgcagaaattcaaataaaacaatTCACACCAAATAATATGTATCAACATCATTTTATCTCTTTGTATGGCATGCCAAATTGGGAAATCCCATCTTCATCTCACTTTTCTGGAGTTAATTCTTTCTGGATATTTATATAGCTGTGTGTTTTCATGTAGACTTGAAAGTACCTCATGACGGTTTCCTAATGTGCATCATCCAGCTTCAGAGGGGAACACATTGTGTATCTTCTCTTGATACTCCTGAGTTCTGTAGAACAACTGCCCGTCTTTGGGCAAAGATATGGTTCCTGTGTAATTGCTTTCtgattttgaaaagataaaggGAAACTAGGCCCAGATTACATAAGTTTACAAGACATTTCTTTACTCCACagatttcagatttttcttgctGTATGCTTAACCATCAGTAAAAAATTCACTTACACGTGCACGGAAGATCTTCATCTCTAATCAACCCCACAGCCCTTTTCCTAAAACTTATGTGTCAAATATTGAACATTCCTCACCTCCTCCTGCTCCCGCTTTTGTGAGAGGGAGCGCTGCAAGTTATCGAGGGGTTTCTGAATGTGTCGAAAAAGGGATGGGAATACAGTAAGCTCCAATACCTGTGAGCTCGATGGGTTTTCCCCTACCTTACAGATATCAAAAGCcacttctctttttttaactGTTGCTTATACATCTTAAGAAATTTATATTGACATCTCTATTTGCTTTagttttatatttcaattaaatgaTGATACTTAAGAACCTCAAATTGattcttaatatataaagagccaggaagaggaaaggatcttgtttatttctcaaaatgtaaatataaagaaCTACAAACGAACTCTTCACATGTTTTGACCACAAGCCATGCTGGCAGTCAGAGCCAGGCCATCAGCGGATGCGTTCTCTGGGCAGCAGACACAGAAGCTGGGTTAACAGATGTGTACACAATCTCCTTTCTCAGTAACCGCACAAACTGGAGCAGGGCAGAGAAAGAGCGCAAAGAGGTGCCTGCTGGCCTCCCCAGTCCCTAGAGGATTTCGGTCAGCCCCTAAAAATGCGTTTAGTGGAAGCTGCCTCTCAGAGCACACTAACGAAGATAAGCTGATTTAGGCTGCTTTCACAGAAAGACTAGGGGTGTGTTTCAGTGTGCTGCCTCTTTAACTTTTTATATTAACTCtttaattttctctctctttgttgatattcttagtttgctcatgcattgttcTCCTGaccttaggtttttttttttttttgatggttaTTTTGAATTATCTGACAGGTTGATCATACAACTCCATTTCATTAGTTCCATTTCTGGTGATGTACCATGTTCctttatttggaacatatttccCTGTTTCTTCACTTTCATTCACTCTCTTTGTTGGTGTCTGTACATTAGACAAAAGAGCCACTTCTCCAAGTCTTCATAGACCAGCTTCATATAGAAGACCCTCACCAACCAGCCTGGCCACAGATCCTGGGGGTCTCTCCAACCTTTGGACTAGTTCAGTCCACTCTCTCTGTGCTCAGTGGCCCCTAGTCATCTAGAATATGCCAGTTCTTGTTTTGACACAAGGGAGATGGGAGCCagttcctcaggaagctcccaTACAAGTTGGATCATCAGATGCTCTTTCCACTCTTCCCTCCCCAGAGAGAAGTTGGGAGCTGTGGATTTTTGTCCACTCACTCTGCTGGGCCAGGAGAGGGTCTATGGTGCTATGGAAACTCCTATCCCACGCTGTCATCTTTTTCTCACTGGTACCAGGCGATCAGACCCTGCTGGGTCCCACTGACACTCCAAGACAAGCTAGACAGAACCCAGTCCTTTGACTATCTGCCTGAAAAGTTGGGGCATTGGATAtacactccatttctcttcctctcaaggAGGAATCTGGAGTTCTCACTCTGTGATGGACTAGGTGGAAGGGATAGTGGGGCTATGGTGACTACCAGCCCACACCACTGTCACTGTGCTTCACTGGCCCCTAGTGGCTGCATAATGCCAAGCGCCATCAGCATTCTGAAACAGGCTACACAGAATCTAGCTGGGAATTTCCTCCTGATGCATGACATCGTGCAGGAGTAGAGATTAGGCAAGAGGATGTCTCAATTCACCAGTATTGAAGTGGATAGTTTTCACCCAGAGTGTGGGAACTTCTCAATTTGTTTCAGAATTTCCCACAAAAGGAAGGTGTCCATGAATTATTATTGAATTGGTGTCTTTGTGATGGGAATTAGGGTTAAGGGCTTCCTATCCTGCCATCTTGTTAATGTCATTCTGCCAACACTGTTTTCTtagaagtataaataaaaataaacagattcataatttatgtatatgtacctaTTTACAGCCTCAAGTGATACTAAATAGAGATATTTATTCACtctatttctaaaatacatttaaataagacTTGGTTTGCAATCAAATGCAATATGACTGgattttaaatttacaaaaatattactATGTGTAAGTGGATTCATCTCATCACTGAGAAAGCCATTGCCATTGTAAACAATGccataaaacattttcatatagTGAACCTTCAATGTTTTCTAATCTTTATGCTGAGGTTTTCTGAACCCTACTCTTTGAGATGCTTCTAGATACTATAAAGCTTATACTGACAAATATAATGTGATACTCTTCCTCTGTATGTTTTTACTTGattcaacattaaaaagaacTGCATTTTTTCAGCCATTATGGTTTACAGCTGTTTATTCAAACACTAAATACATGAAACAGAGGGGCTACAAGAAGGCAAAAGCATATACAGAGAATAAAATCATCTCAGGTAAACATTTTAGAATGTTATTCTCTGAGAATTTATGAGTCTTCCTTACAAGTTTTTACTAATTAAGTGTATGAAACAGATTTCAGAGTAAGGATCTAAAAGATAGGACACATTAATAAATATACTAGCTAAACTCCCATGTTCACATTGCAAACATGGTCACCTGACTCCAGATATTCCTGCATCTCTCCCCCAATccataaaattaataaagaaagcaaataaaaccacacaaGACCCATGTCTTTTTAACATCTCCAGAGACACATAGTATCACAACCTTCAAATTTTCTGTACgtagttaaaataaattttaacagaGCCTTTGCTCCAGCCTGTTACCTAAGGCCTGTGGTACAGGGGAGAGGGGTTAGTCCTTGTAATATTCTacgaagaagaaaggaagagagggcaTAGATCAAGCACAGACATAATCAATCCAGGAGGATAAAACTGCAATAATAAATTCCAAAATGCCTAATACGGTCTGGGATTTGGTAGTTTCTAACACTGGAAAAGGGGTTTGCAATGTAAGACAAATGAGAGACCTGGAAAAGCATTTTTTCCTGTGGAAGAGGCAGATAATAAAAAAGGGGTGGTGTGTCTTTTACATGGGAGTATGAAAGTAAAGAAATAATTTGAAGGACTTAAGGATcctgaagaaatgaaagagaaaaaagacatgccttcccctctccctcctccagtCAACCCCATCCACAAAGGAAACTGCACAGATAGGGCAGAACTGACAGAAGAGGGAGCTCTCCAACTAGGCGGCTTGACCATGAcatcagtaggaaaaaaaaaaacgaaatcCATTTACATAAAACCCGTTTAACAAATACAAGGATGTGAATACAGGATTTTCTACCTACAAAAAGTTATCCACCTAAAAAAGGAAACAGCCACAAGACTGAAGAAAACTATAACACAACACTGTAAATGAGATTAGATATCCTTACACTGTAATAAAAAGAacaggaatggaaaaaaaagctgAAATGAAGCAGGGATGGATTGAGCTCAAGAAATTAATACAAGGctaaaagtaaaaagataaatattGATAAGGCAACGAAAGCTGGGGTTGGAATCTTAACACAAATATGTTTCTATGGAGATTACATTTATCCAGTAACAGTGcttatttatatattacaaaaattATAGGAGCTGCAAGAATACACAGTAACACATTAATAAAAGGTGACTTTAACAGGTCACTCtcagaaatgacagaaaatttgGACAAAAAATAAGTTATAGATGATCCAAATAATATAGTCAGTATGGTAGATATTTTGGATATATGTTAATTACTACAAACGGATAAGGGAAAATATGATTTCTTTACAAATGCACCTGAAATATCCACAAAAATTGAATATATAAAActcttgaagaaaaataaaatgtaaggatACTACCTTAACTGTAGTTTATAAATAtacttatgtatgtatatgtatatgtatatatgcatatgtatgtaggTATGTGTGAGTATTCTAAAACCAGAATTTTACTTTGCAGAAAATATTGAGGTAGTCCCTTAGAGTCAGGAAAATGGCATCGTGCCAATTACCTCCACTACTTACTAACATTGTTCTGCTGTTGTTAGCCAATGTAACTAGGCcagaaaaaatgaatagaaagataaaaatgggggaaaaatgctgtatttgtatgtgtatgaTAATATATCTAACAGTCAAGATAAGCCTAAATTTACTAATAAGAAATTCAGTATGTTAGCaaattgtaaaattcatatgtaaaataaatagctTTCATCTACTCAATAAAACCAGTTACAAGACATATTGGATGCAAAGCCTTATTTACAGTAATGATAAATAAGACggaatatttggaaataaactgaaaaaggTCTATTCCAAGTTTGtatgaaaaaatgtaaaacattccTGGAAGATGAAAAATAGACTTTTAAGCAGGTAAAAACATCTTCTGATTTGGGTCAGGACCTTTTCTTAAGTCAGTTTGTAAATTTGAAGTGATCCCATTAAAAATCCGAAGATGACAGATCTGGGCACTGAAgttcatatagaaaaataaacacaggaTATGTAGACTGCAAAAGCATAACCACAATGAAGAATTAGGCCTACTAATTATTAAAACACACCTCAAAAACTTTCAGTTAAAATAATGTGGTTAGTAATGACCACAAATAGACCAAAGGCATAGAATGAAAAGACCATAAATAGTCTCAACTACATATAGAAATTTAGATTATGAAAAAAGTGGTAactaataaatgtaataaatcatGGGCTTTTAAATAGGTATTGTCTGGACAATTGGATAGCCATTTGAAAAAGGTTAAAACTAGATATACTCCTCAAACCATATAGAGAAATAAACTACAGAATATAAAGAAACCATacaaatactagaagaaaacTTGATGTATTTCTTTATGACTTGAGGAAAGGCTTTCTAATTATACTTAAAGCTTAGATGCAATACATgcaaaacttgaaaaatatggctatctaaatttattttaatttgcatagcaaaaaataccaaaagcaaagtcaaaatacacatgaaaaactttgaaaagaacaaaatttctCTAGGAAAAAATGGCAAAGCTTTCAAAGAGTTTTTTCACatgaaaagatataaaaatggccCTTAAACTAAGAAAATTGACTGCAGTCATCATAAGAAAAATTCAGACTAAAATTACAATGAGGTTCTATTTCTCATCTGCCAAAAATTCAGAAGTTTGATGAAGTTGAGGGGAAATAGACATTTtcacacattgctggtaggaatgctaAATGTCACATATCCATGGAGAGAatttcttccccctcccctcccctcctctcctccccctttcctcatctcccctcttccctccactgctccctcccttcctctcccctcctctcctctcctctactTTTCATAGCCAAATGACTATGCATCAAATAAATGACCTAAAGACTAAAATATACCTTCATCTATTCATTATGTTGACCTGAGAGCTTTGTGAATTCTCCCCCACTGGTTCCCACTTTTAAGACCTCCATCACTTGAGTTCTCACCTTAACTCTtatctccctctttcctctgcttttttCAGATGGCTCCATTAAGACTGATTTTTGAGACTTCAGGAGTCTGCTGCTTGTATTAAAATCATGGTGTGAAAAAGTGTAAGTTATTCTAGAACACTCTTTATGAAAATCAAAGAGTCTTTCAGGTTTTCTTTCACCAATAtataacatgtttttatttcatgtatttcctgAAAACTGAACCTAATTTATTGTGGCATTTTCTAAACCCCCTCCAGAACCCACCATAACCATTTAGGAATATAGGTTCCAATATTTGCAAACCCAAGTGGTTGGTTTAATCTGAAAATGGAGGGTTTCCTGTACTTTACCACTCAGGAGTGTGAGAGAATATAACATAGTAATAACTAAGTTCCCTTTTCTGATAGTAGAACCATTTAATTCCAATGTTCTCTAATGTCAGGATAATGTAGCAAGCGTTTAACCTCTGTATGTTAAATGAATAACAGAAATAAGAGCTTGATATGATAGGTttgtcctctgtgtgtgtgtatgattatGTAACAAATTACAAATTAAATGCCATGAGTATTACAGTGAATTCTGATAACCTGCCTGTGAGTGCTCACTGCTTTCACTTTCCTAACTTCTCCCTTGCTCCTGCTATTAACTACTTGACTCGGGGAAGAGTACAAATATTTGGGCATCTCTAAGTGTTCTTCTGTAAGATCCAACTCAAACTCCAGTTGCTATGAGTGTTTCCTTCCTGAATGCTTCCTGAAATTGCCCCACACTCTCTCATGACCCGTAGTGCTTCTTTCATTACTGACTCAGCAATTTCAGAACCATTCTTTTGGCAAACAGGCAAGTCCTTACCATATGCTGATTTGTAGACGCTAAGGCAAGAAAAGAGTAAGACACCATAACCACCACCATATGTTATCAGACTTTAAACTGATCTTTTTTTAATCTGTCGACCTTTGGGGGGAAAGTAAAACCACTTTCTGAACATCTATCCAAATTCTGCCACTGAACTACCTAGTTATGGATgcacaaataaattaattttcttaatttatttaagaCTAAAAATAAATTCCTCCATTAAACAAGGTTCTTTTCCTGGCTCAGGAAATGTGCAGATGCTATTTCTCTTGCCTGCTAAGCTTTTCTGATTTACTTCCCCCTCTAGGTAACTCCTGTTCTCCCTGAAGAGCTCATCTTATAGGTCATGTCCTAAAAAGGAAGCTTTCTGAGCTTTGCAAGTTTGTTTTTATGTCTGGCTGGGAAAGGGACCATGTgcttagacagagtaggatgagggcctccggaaaataCTAAGTAAGATAATCcactgtgggatttgctttggcctgttGGGGGGTCCAGCTTGTTTTCCTGACTTTACCCAAgtactgcttttcttcctccagccctaaacaaattatttgcaacttgggcaatgtagcaagcaagtgcaaaacaacatagtaaaatcaggaaggattccatcttgaaaattagattgcattttaaaacctaaTTGGTtattaacatactctttaacaaacagacaataactcagctcaccttgggagcaaagcaggcagccttgagtgatatgctcccagaccaggaagctgccatcctgggaggaaatcagagcagtaaaaattttgtaaataaccaggaaaactagtaagaaacttagtgtttcttcaaaggtaaacattttgggaccacttagcaggcgt
This window encodes:
- the LOC130680532 gene encoding natural killer cells antigen CD94-like isoform X1 translates to MAASQSTPWKLISGVLGVMCLLLMSTLAILLRNSFTKKSIQPALSPGSTIGLQGGSGCCSCHEKWIGYQCNCYFISNELKSWAESRNFCSSQNSSLLQMQNEDELHFMNSSKYFYWIGLHYSEEQSVWVWENGSALSRDLSPLFRTVNTKNCITYSASKNVLGEPCKKEHRFICKQQLFKDVSRSEKGAMKVQ
- the LOC130680532 gene encoding natural killer cells antigen CD94-like isoform X2: MAASQSTPWKLISGVLGVMCLLLMSTLAILLRNCSGCCSCHEKWIGYQCNCYFISNELKSWAESRNFCSSQNSSLLQMQNEDELHFMNSSKYFYWIGLHYSEEQSVWVWENGSALSRDLSPLFRTVNTKNCITYSASKNVLGEPCKKEHRFICKQQLFKDVSRSEKGAMKVQ